AGTTCACATAGCCCTTCACGGGGTCGGTCAGGCCCATCGCCTTCATCACGGGGGTCAGGCGGGCGGCGTCCATCAGATAGTTCACCAGCCCGCTCTCCGGATTGAAGAGGCGCAGCCAGATCAACGACGCCGCCACAGCAGACGCAACGGCCGGGATGTAGTACAGGGTCCGGAACACGGACTGCCCACGAATCTTCGCGTTCAACAGCAGCGCCAGGCACAACGATCCCGCAACGCCGAGAGGCACGGAAAACAGAGTGTAGATGGCGGTGACGCGCAGGCTGGTGACAAACCGCTCGTCTGCCGCCATTTCCTGGAAATTGCCCAGCCCGACCCATTTCGCGGGTCCGATGACGTCCCACGATGAAAACGCGAGAAGGAGTGATACCAGCATCGGGCCGAGCAGGAATATGACAACCCCCACGATCCAGGGCAAGATGAACAGGAAGCCCGCCCGCTGTTCCGCCCGGGAGCCCATCAGCCGCCCGGCCTCCCGATCGGCGCGTGCGCCGGCCATGACCCACCACACGAGCCCGCCGGTGACAGCAAGGAGACCCGCGAGGCCGAGCGGCCAGTTCAGGTTGGAGTGGGCCGGAGGGTTGTTCAGTGAATCCAACATGGCCTGCGCCTTCGGCAGGAACGCCTCCACCGCCTTCTCCGGAGTGATGCTCCCATTCCACACCAGTTCCAGTTTCGGGTTGATGATGCCTTCAACCTGCGACCAACTGGCGTGAATCACGTCCAGGCGGACGTATTCCACCTCTTCGATGGTGAGTTTCCGATTCCGCGGTCGCTGCCCGTCCAGCCAGAGCGGCGACGCAGCGATATTCGCCAGCGCAGGCTGCGCCAGGCCGGTTTGGGCGAGGCGCGAGAGGCCGGGCTTGCCGGCAAGGTATTTCAACAGGTTCCAGGCTTCCCGCGGATGGCGCGTCGCCGAAGTCATCGCGTATCCCGACCAGCCTGTTGCGACCCCCCGCAGTCCCGTGGGGCCCTTGGGAAATGGGGCGATGTCCCAATCGAACCGGTCTGCGATCTCCTCGCGAAAGCGCGGGACCTCCCAGATGCCGGACATATACATCGCGATGCGGCCCTGGGCGAACAGATCGTGTGTGCTGACACCGGAAGCCTGGAGGTCGGTGGAGGACGGCGTTACGTTGTACTTGTAACAGAGGTCCTGGGTGAGACGCATGGCGTTCAACACCCGCGGGTCGTCATACAGCAATTTCGTCGGGTGGAAGACATCATCCACGAATGCCCCGCCGGCAGAGAACACAAGGTTATTCATCGTGTTGCTCGGCCATGCGCCGGAGTAACCGTAAACGGTTCTCTGGCTGCCGCGCGCGGCCCGATGCGTGAGCTTCTGTGCAGACGTCAGGAAATCGCGGTGACCCCTCTCCGGGTGGGGCCGGTAATCCCACGACCAGGACTCGTCCGGGTATGGCACACCGGCCGCATCAAAGAGGGCCTTATTGTAATAGATGAGGCCGATCGGCGCGATGTCACGCGGCAGTGCGTAGAGCTTCCCGTTCTGTGAAAACAGCTTGACAAGCTGCGGATAGTACTCGGAGAGCCTGACGGCGGGATCCCGTTCGACAAACGGCATCAGGTCGAGGAGCATCCCTTTCTCCGCGAACTGGGCGAACTGTGAGCCGCAGAAAATGACGTCAGGGGTCAGCCCGGCGGCCTGTTCTATGAGCAGTTTCTGCGTGTACTCGCCGCCCGCCGGGACCCTCTCGCCGCGCACCGTCACGCCGGGGTAGTCCCTTTCGAACGCCCGGATCGTATCCTGAAGCGCCTGGATCTCCTTGAAATCGCCCCAATACCGGAACCTCAGCGCCACCTTCTGCTCGTCGGCCCTCGCGCCGAACGGAGACAAGGCGAGCATCACGAGCATCGGCACGGCCGCGCGTAACCATATCTCGCAGCGGCGACGAAATCGGCTTCGGTTAGTCATCAATTGCCGGCTTCCCGGGTTATCACAACGGCGACATCACGGAGGACCTGCGGTGTCGCGATCGATAACGCGCCGTCCTCGGCGACGAAAACCCTGTTCTTCCGCAACGGCCTGCCCGCCTCGGTGTCCCACCAACGAACGGTGCACCCGCCGCGTTCCAGCCCCGGAACCTTCAGCGTCCCGGAAACAGGCGTGTCCGTCCGGTTGTAGACCCACAAAACCGCGCAGGCACGGTTCGCCTTGCCGGCGACGCCAAGCCGGTATGCGTACGGATCCAGCGTGATGGATTTGAGGCAAACCCAGTCTTTGCCCGTGTTATCGAGCCTTATGTCGTGCCGGCCGGCAGGCACGGGAATCTCCACGCCGGCGTCCACGTCCATGTCCTTGTCGCCGGCCGGGAAATCGCGGGTGGAAAGAGGTGCGCCATCAAGTGACAGGACGATCCGGGCTCCGGCTTTCGCCACCTGTCCGATCCGCACCGAAAACGTGCCGGGTTTCGCATACTGCACGTGGAACGCCGCGTAAGGGAACAAGGCGCGGTGGGCGTCGCCCTGCAGGAAACGGGGCATTTCGGCAAGTCCCCGAACGTCGCCCGAAGGCGGCGCTATGAAGTCGGTCTGCTTCGCCGCCTCCCATTCGCCGCCGGGGCCGAACGACAGCGGGCCACGGTCATCCGTCTTCACGGTCGCGGCCACTGCCTTCAATCCGTGCATCTCCGCGAGACTGCTCCACGTCGCAAACGCCGCGGCCGATCTGAATATCGGAAAGAGGTTGTTCACATCGACGATGTGCCAGTCCCAGAACTGCGCCGCGCCGCTCGACTCGGACATCAGGCTGCCCCACAGGGCGCGACGAAGGAACGATGTGACATCAACGGAAGCGCTTCCACCGGGACCGATCTCGCCGAAAAAGGCGGGACGATCCGGCGGGAGCCCGTTCAGGCGCGACACGGCGGACAGGGGGTCGGATGTGTAAACGTGGGGCTGCCAGTAGTCCAATCGATTGCCCAGGATCTTCGGATCCATGCTGAAACTGCTCGTAACGAGGTGCTTGTACGGATCGTGTTGGCGAAGGAATGCCGCCATGTCGTCGTGCCAGGCCGCGACGACCTTTGGATCCCCGCTTCGCGCGGCATCGGTCCACTGAACCTCGTTGAACAGCTCCCACGCCATGAGGCTGGGGCTGTATCCCCACCGGGCGATGATATAGCGGTACTTCGCCTTCGTGAGGGCGATCGCCCGGGCGCTGGTGAAGAATTCCTCCGGCTTTGAAAGGAAACCGCCGTTAGCCACGTTCCACGGATTGTCCGCCCAGTTTGAATCTGTGCCGGTAGTGTACGGCCCGTGATGCTGGAGGACCAACTGGAAGAGCACGCCGCTCTTTTCAGCCGATGACACAACCGCGTCCCAGCGTCTGGCGACGCCGAGGTCCAGCGACCCGAACGGGATCGATTTGTGTTCCACCCAGTCGAGGTTCTTGCCGTCCCAATGGTCCATCCAGATACGCGCCCAGTTTTCGCCCGCCCGTCCCATTTTGGCGAGCATCATCTCCACGGTGTCGGCTGAGGTAATCGTGTCCCACGCAACGTTGTTTCCGATGGGATAGTAGCCGCTGCCATTGTCCCTCACGAATCGGTGGGGATCGTTACGGTCCCGCCGTACGAATCCAGGCGTCGGGACGCCGCTTACAACGAAAGCCGAGCGGCTGAGGCGAATCGGATGGATGGCATTGCCGTTTCGGGTGACGCCGGTAATCGCGTGCCTGCCGACCTGCGCGGGCGTGAAACGTACGCGCCAGGTCATTCCACCGTCAAAAAACGCCGGGATCTTCCGACTGCTTCCGTCCGGCTGGCGTATGGCCGCGACGATGTCGTTCGCGGTGAAATCGAAAGGGTTGCCTTGAACGCCGGGGATCTCGAAACGGATCTCGACCCTCGCGTATGCGCCGGCAGGGCGTGTTGTCTTGCCGGCGGAGCGGGAGACGACAGGTTGTCGGGGCCTCGGGGGCACAGGGCTGGATGCCATAGACGTAGAGGGTGACAGTGCGCACAGCAGAGTGATCAGTGTCTTCATTCGTCGCTTTCGCAGCGCCGGCGGCATTCGCCCCTACGCGAATGTCGTACAAACGATGCCATACATTGCATATTGTGGCGATCCGGGGCCAAACTCAGAGGCTTTCCGCGAGTCCGGCCGGCGAGGCGTCCACGGTCATTGTGACAGCACCAGCGCATCGAGCCCGAACAGGAAGCCGGTGGATGCCGCGTCCTTTCCAGTGACTTCCACAACCAGAGGGTTGTCACCGGCGGCCAGGGTGACGGTTCCGAGCGCAACGGCCCCGGTCGGGACCACGTCGGGGCCATAGAAGTTCTGCTCCGCTCCCACGTTGATCGCGCCCAATTTGACTTGGAACTTGCCGTAGTCCTTCGCCCTGGTGAAGTACCCCGTCAGGGCATACGTTCCAGCCGTGGTGGCCGGAATGTGCAGCGTCAGCCTTGCTCCAATGGCCGTCGGCTGCCACCACAACTGCTGGCCGCCGCTCCAGCCAGACCCGAAAGTCGTCATTTCCTGGACGCTCACAGCCCCGGCGGTGGCCTGGGCGGCGCCGACAAGCGACTCTCCCTCGATAGCGTTCGGTATCTGGTATGGCGGCGGCGCCACATACGGGAGGAGGAGCGAGGGATCGGTTGGGAACGCCGGGAACGCGGCATGCGGCTCGGCTTGATACCAGTAGGCGACGCTGCTGTAATCGCACTCGGTGTCGTTATTGGTTCCGTGCTCGATGGTCACGCGGATGGAAGTGGCGAAAGGCTTGGCGTCCTCCACGTGCCAGCGATACGTGGAAACGCGACCGAGAGTCGTGTCCTTGATGATGCAGCCGTGATACGGGGCGGAATACGTTCCGTGATCGTAATACCAACCGCTGCTGAAATAGTCTTCCGTACCGGTGCCGGAGACGCTCGGAGTCGTCTCGCCATCCATGTACATCATCTCGTCGCCTTCGAGGAAGCCGAGGCCGGTTCCCTGGCGATTCTGCATGAAAAGCGCTGTGCCCACGAACTGTCCGCGGCCCGTGGCATCGAGGACGGTGTAGTTTTTCCCCCTTGAAGTGGGGTTCTCGCGACGCCATTGAGCGTGGAAATGGTGCAGGTCGCCGGGCAGCGAATCATAGGAGGTGTAATCGATGTTGTAGTAGAAAGCGTCTATGCGCTTCGTGCTCATATTGGTGAGCGTCCACCGGGCCGACTTGTGGAACGGCATCTCCCAGTAGCAGTTGTAACCGCCGCTCGTTTCGTTCAGCGGAAGCGACGTGAAATCTATCTGTTGTCCAAACCCCACCCCGAAGAAGGCGCCCACAGGAACTTCGACCGAGGGTGTGGTCTCCCCGTCCCAGTACATTCGCAGAACGCTCTGGCAGTGAAGGAGCAGGTCGGCGCGGGGGGCGATGGTGCACCAGAACCTTTGCAGGATGCCGGCGCCCTGCGCGTCGAATAGAGTGATGGTCTGCCCCGGATCGACGGTGCGGAAATCGGCGTTGCCGCCGGAAGTATCGTGGCTTCCCTGCTGCCTGGCGTGCCCGGTCCGCGCCTTGGCCAAACCTGCCAGCGGACTACCGAGCCCCGCCGGAGGTCCCGAAATGGACAGGGTTTCCGCTACACGCGCGTATGGCGCCGCTCCCAGCGGAAAGCGCGGGGTCATCTCGGCATCGCCAGGCATTTCGACGCTGAGGTAGTACGGGTGGTCGAACGTCAGTGCCGGTGGAAACGGGTTCGTGTCACCGAGCACGGTGGAATAGACGCCGCGGGCAACGGGGACCGTCTTCGTTTCCTGCCAGAGAGCGACGCCGCCTGCCGGTTGGTCATACAGACGAAAGGTTGTAAAATATCCCCCGTCGGACAGCGGCGATCCGTTTGCCGCGGTGATCCGCCCCTGAAACGGGACGCCCGCCGGCAGGTCGGCGTGAGCGACAAATACCATCGAAAGGGCAATGACGCCTAGAGCGGATAGACGGCGGATAAGTTTCATCTCCCGGGGCCTCCGAGGAAAGTGCCACCCGGCGCTTGCCGCGCCGGGTGGCGAAGCGCCGGCGCCCTGCCTGACCTCCTGGTCCGCAGGGCGCCGGCCGTTTGTTACAGGCCGCTAACCTTTCTCAGAATCGAGACGGCGTCCTCCAGCCCGATGATTCCGGCGGAAGTGCCCTTCACGACGTCGAGACGGAGCATGTCGGCTGATACGGCTGTCTGAAGTCCTCCGGCGACGCGGAGAGCGTTGACAGCATCCTGGCGGCTCAGCGGAACCGTTACCGCCGCGCTGCCATAGAC
This sequence is a window from Armatimonadota bacterium. Protein-coding genes within it:
- a CDS encoding glycoside hydrolase family 172 protein, giving the protein MKLIRRLSALGVIALSMVFVAHADLPAGVPFQGRITAANGSPLSDGGYFTTFRLYDQPAGGVALWQETKTVPVARGVYSTVLGDTNPFPPALTFDHPYYLSVEMPGDAEMTPRFPLGAAPYARVAETLSISGPPAGLGSPLAGLAKARTGHARQQGSHDTSGGNADFRTVDPGQTITLFDAQGAGILQRFWCTIAPRADLLLHCQSVLRMYWDGETTPSVEVPVGAFFGVGFGQQIDFTSLPLNETSGGYNCYWEMPFHKSARWTLTNMSTKRIDAFYYNIDYTSYDSLPGDLHHFHAQWRRENPTSRGKNYTVLDATGRGQFVGTALFMQNRQGTGLGFLEGDEMMYMDGETTPSVSGTGTEDYFSSGWYYDHGTYSAPYHGCIIKDTTLGRVSTYRWHVEDAKPFATSIRVTIEHGTNNDTECDYSSVAYWYQAEPHAAFPAFPTDPSLLLPYVAPPPYQIPNAIEGESLVGAAQATAGAVSVQEMTTFGSGWSGGQQLWWQPTAIGARLTLHIPATTAGTYALTGYFTRAKDYGKFQVKLGAINVGAEQNFYGPDVVPTGAVALGTVTLAAGDNPLVVEVTGKDAASTGFLFGLDALVLSQ
- a CDS encoding DUF5060 domain-containing protein, with the translated sequence MKTLITLLCALSPSTSMASSPVPPRPRQPVVSRSAGKTTRPAGAYARVEIRFEIPGVQGNPFDFTANDIVAAIRQPDGSSRKIPAFFDGGMTWRVRFTPAQVGRHAITGVTRNGNAIHPIRLSRSAFVVSGVPTPGFVRRDRNDPHRFVRDNGSGYYPIGNNVAWDTITSADTVEMMLAKMGRAGENWARIWMDHWDGKNLDWVEHKSIPFGSLDLGVARRWDAVVSSAEKSGVLFQLVLQHHGPYTTGTDSNWADNPWNVANGGFLSKPEEFFTSARAIALTKAKYRYIIARWGYSPSLMAWELFNEVQWTDAARSGDPKVVAAWHDDMAAFLRQHDPYKHLVTSSFSMDPKILGNRLDYWQPHVYTSDPLSAVSRLNGLPPDRPAFFGEIGPGGSASVDVTSFLRRALWGSLMSESSGAAQFWDWHIVDVNNLFPIFRSAAAFATWSSLAEMHGLKAVAATVKTDDRGPLSFGPGGEWEAAKQTDFIAPPSGDVRGLAEMPRFLQGDAHRALFPYAAFHVQYAKPGTFSVRIGQVAKAGARIVLSLDGAPLSTRDFPAGDKDMDVDAGVEIPVPAGRHDIRLDNTGKDWVCLKSITLDPYAYRLGVAGKANRACAVLWVYNRTDTPVSGTLKVPGLERGGCTVRWWDTEAGRPLRKNRVFVAEDGALSIATPQVLRDVAVVITREAGN
- a CDS encoding extracellular solute-binding protein; its protein translation is MTNRSRFRRRCEIWLRAAVPMLVMLALSPFGARADEQKVALRFRYWGDFKEIQALQDTIRAFERDYPGVTVRGERVPAGGEYTQKLLIEQAAGLTPDVIFCGSQFAQFAEKGMLLDLMPFVERDPAVRLSEYYPQLVKLFSQNGKLYALPRDIAPIGLIYYNKALFDAAGVPYPDESWSWDYRPHPERGHRDFLTSAQKLTHRAARGSQRTVYGYSGAWPSNTMNNLVFSAGGAFVDDVFHPTKLLYDDPRVLNAMRLTQDLCYKYNVTPSSTDLQASGVSTHDLFAQGRIAMYMSGIWEVPRFREEIADRFDWDIAPFPKGPTGLRGVATGWSGYAMTSATRHPREAWNLLKYLAGKPGLSRLAQTGLAQPALANIAASPLWLDGQRPRNRKLTIEEVEYVRLDVIHASWSQVEGIINPKLELVWNGSITPEKAVEAFLPKAQAMLDSLNNPPAHSNLNWPLGLAGLLAVTGGLVWWVMAGARADREAGRLMGSRAEQRAGFLFILPWIVGVVIFLLGPMLVSLLLAFSSWDVIGPAKWVGLGNFQEMAADERFVTSLRVTAIYTLFSVPLGVAGSLCLALLLNAKIRGQSVFRTLYYIPAVASAVAASLIWLRLFNPESGLVNYLMDAARLTPVMKAMGLTDPVKGYVNWLGSEKTALASLIVMSLWGIGGGMIIYLAGLQGIPQAYYDAAEVDGASTWQKYRNVTLPLLTPTIFFTLIMGVIGSFQVFTQGFVMTGGGPNNATLFYVLYLYQNAFQFLKMGYASAMAWVLFLITLAFTLLQLRLSGWVHYEGGEAK